The genome window TCTCGTCAACATATCACCTGATGCAAGGTCTGACTATAAATAATGgatctttttgttttggttcataCTTGTGAGTctgagaagattttagtgtgcTACTTGTCACTGTTGATCGTGTTTGTCGTGTTGCAGCCTGTTCGAGGCAGTGTACAccctcatcaaaaacaaaattcacCGCCTGCCTGTCATCGACCCTGTCACGGGGAACGCACTTTATATTCTCACACACAAGAGGATCCTCAAGTTCCTCCAGCTCTTTGTGAGTCCAGTACAGTCACTGTCGGCCTGTTGGTGAATGAGTGTTTACTTAACGAGAATATGAGAATATGACGGGTGATTGTGATTCATTCTGTTGAGAACTTTTGAAGTTCCCCTCGTCTCTTGTCCCACTTCCATTTGTCTGCTGCCCCCTAGTGGTTAATCTGGAAATGAATAGTCTGCCTGTATTTTGATGACTTGTGTGACAAAGTGATAACCCCTGAACATGTGTCCGTCTCAtttcacatgtgtttgtgtgtttccagaTGTGTGAAATGCCAAAGCCAGCTTTCATGAAGCAGACTCTTGGGGAGCTGGGCATTGGTACGTACCATGAGATTGCTTTCATCCACCCAGACACGCCCATCATCAAAGCTCTCAACATCTTTGTGGAGAGAAGAGTGTCTGCTTTGCCGGTGGTGGATGAGTCAGGTAAGATCACAGACTTTAGTattaaagatatatattttaGCAATTGTGCTAATGGACTTTTTTTACTTACTGGGGTTTGTTGTGTTCTCTTGCAGGCAAAGTTGTGGATATTTACTCCAAGTTCGACGTGATTGTGAGTTGAAATTTCTACAGTTTCTGTTAATGTTGAGACAAAACGCCAAATATTAGAGACTTAACGTCTATGATGATGTGTATTGGCTCACATTGGACAACACAttgtcatgtttgtgtgcagaaCTTGGCTGCTGAGAAGACGTACAACAACCTGGACATTACGGTGACCCAGGCTCTGAAACATCGCTCTCAGTACTTCGAAGGAGTCATGAAGTGccataaaatggaaacaatgGAGACCATTGTGGACAGAATAGTCAAAGCTGAAGTGAGATtttggcacacacatacaaatatatattaaataaaaagccTCAGAACTAATCCGTAAAcgtgtctgtttgttttaattaggtGCATCGGTTGGTGGTTGTGGATGAGCGCTCCAGCATCGAGGGCATCGTCTCCCTGTCGGACATCCTCCAGGCTCTGGTGCTCAGCCCAGCAGGTATAGATGCTCAGCATTGATAGCCCCAACTCCCCTTCTGTCCTGGACCCTGAGCTCTCTCCCCACCCCGCCCTCTAACCCTGTCCCAGGTAGGAAGCGCACATGATTCGCTCCCAGCCGACTCTCGCCTGTAGCTGGCTGTACGGAGGCATAGTGCCCGACACCCTGTTTGTCCTGCTGGATGCCACTCTGCAGCAGCGTTGTGTGGATTTTTGTGTCGGGATGACGGGCCTGTCATTCTCTGTCACAACacaatggttaaaaaaaacaaattcaccACTCTCTCACCAGTGCATTGAAATATATTTGACAACTtacacagacagtgtttttttcattatacGATACTTTTTATGATGCTACACATGCAGTGCAAAGGGGTAAGTATTTTTGACATCCTCTATGTTTGTTAAGAACATGTTCACTCCAAGCATGTGTGGAACAAATTGTTGGAAAATCTGGTGCATTTTCCTCCATAGTTACATTTGGGTTTTGCATGAAATATTGACTTAGTGGGAGAAGAGAAAACTGTGGGGTGGTTTGTGTggaatgagaaagaaaaagacccGAAGTTTTATGGATGTTAGGCGATGGATGTCAACATCTGACGGATAGCACAGTAACATGAACTGAGGACAAACTTGGTATCGAAATGAGATAAAACGTATTGAATCAAGACTGGCATCAGGTCTGTGCTGATCTTCATTCCTTCATGTTTGCATTATATTATAGCAAATAACTTGGATAAGTCTTATGTTTAGTTAAAGTAACGATGAATGATCCCGAAAAATGTAAACCTGGTGGGATGAAACTGTGTCCAATACACATGAAGAGTCCATTGTTACATGCTTTGAAACCTGAGGTTCACACTTGTAATTGAGCTTCTTTTCCACAGTGGTTTGAATCACAAATGTTAAGTTTGAATGTAAATTAAGACACAACCTGTCTGGCACAGAGGCTTCACATATTATACATTCTGCtcacttacagtatgtttggCTTATATTAATGCAGCTGTGTTTGCCGGTAGAGAGCTCCACTTTGATGTGAATATGTTTAGTATTGATGTGCTTGAAAGCAAATAACAGACGCTTGCATAATTTTAGTGATTTCAGTGTTTGATGCTGCCGTGTGTGGTCAGGCTGTATCAGATCAGCAAAGTCCTGGGAAggaaacaccacacacacaacttgccttctttttaaatgagaggttcacagtttttcaactGATgatatattgaaatgtttatatCATCGCTTATATTAGTGGAGAAGCACAACCTCAGTTTAGTGAAACTTACCACTGTTGCAACTTCTCACTAGGACTAAACAAAGACCAATGGAACAATCGTTCAGGGCTtcaaaaagaataataaatcttgtttttgaaAACAGGAAGCTCAGTTTAGATAGACATGTCTGTATTTTCCACAGATAAGAGGAGAGCAGTAAATTATGCTTACTCCTACTTTTGTTGACTTTATTTGTGCGAGTTGCCTCCCCACAGAAGCAGGAAGTTGTGTAAAATAGCCATTAAATCCTACTAGAAACATTATATATCATGGATTTGAAGGCTTAAATTGTTGCCCAGTTGGTGTTTTTTCCTTGAGGGAACCTGCAGTAGAGTAGTAAGTTTGTCATTAAGCCATGGTGAGATTAAGTTATATGCTATtataaataatgaacattttaataAGGTCTAGATTTAACAACAGTGAACCCGTCCTTAAGCAGTAAATGTTACAGTACTGATGTCCTAACCTGtacttctcttcttctcctcctcagaTGCCTGTAAGGAGGAGAATCTGACTGAGTGAGAGGGAGGAAGCATCAGCTGAAGTGGAGACGTGTTGGGAGTAAATAAATTTGAAAGGTTGAGGTAGGGAGCGTGAGGCTGACGGAGCCAGTCTGACGATCCCAGAGACGCCTGCAACTGATGCACTATAGAGGCTTGGAAACCAAAGAGCTAGACAGATGAGTGAAGTGGAGTTCCTGCACTGAGGATTGGGTTTCtgaatttatctttttttttttttttgtttgtttgaacactgatcagatgaacacacatacagtatactgtatatatacacagacacacacacacatacagacaaatacaTCATGGTCACCTGCCTGGGAAAAGGTTGGGAGAGTTGAGACAGGTTCTGATTAATTAGGGCTTCAGTGTTTTAGGTTGTGTAGTTATTATCATGCTGCTGTCATCAGTTGTCTCATTTTGTAGTGGACTGGATACTGAATGTCATCAcctgcaggaaaaacaaatcttttcCTCAGTGTTTGCTGTAGAAAGGAGACATTCACAGATGCAACTTCTTGTTTAGAAGCAAAACTACACTTCACCTACAAAGTGGCCATTTTAAGACTGTTGTTAGAAGAGTGTTGGCCAGTGCCAATATAAAGGGGTTGATGCGGGTTGATGCCCAGTCTTTATTTGTGCCTTTTGTTTGCCCTGCCTACTCCAGTTTAAAACTGACAGTATTTGTGTCctttgaatttttgttttcaaatgagtGCAAttatttggagtttttttttttttctttttaaaaaccatgTGTAATATTAAAGTAGTTGGAAAACTGTACCTTCTACTTccaattaaaaacagattttccttTTGTTGGTTGCGTTTTCCAGgactacatttttaaacatttctgtttaaatAGATTAAATTCTAAAAAGGATAtcctaaataaaatcaaaaacattatggcacaaaaacacacaaaggcaaATGCAACTTAAGGATTCAGTAAGCCAAGAACTATCAGTGAGTACTTTCATTTTACATCAGTAGTGATTCAGTCATCGCGACTTAAGGATGCATTTTTGTAAAGGTGTGACAAAACccaaaagtctttttttttgatgcttaagaaactttttttttttacatttacctTCAGTGGTGTCCTAGTTTTGATGCTTCATATAATTTGATGCTCGCAAGCATACAAAACAACTCGGTTATCTCAGCCGTAGCTCGACAGGACTCATCTCCATCTTTGACTGTAAATAGGATCATTTTTCAGTAAACGTGTCACAGAAagctttatttttatgaatgtgTCAACATGTTTAAAGAGACTGcagttttaatgttatttttgtaaatatattgtGGCAATATGTCCAGTTCAAAGAAACTTTGTATCAGATcaatatgtactgtaaatgtgcaAGCATGAGAAACTACACTTCAGCAGTATGaatgttctttgttttactttttctatttttctggctgcagaaaaataaacgGACAATGAATGTACTTTAAAGTCACTTtcttaaagtttgtttttttttcactgtgtatGCACCATATACTCATGCAATATATTATTTCAGAATGATTTCATTTGAACTCATAAATCATTATTTGTTAGTGTGTGGCTAAATTCACCCATTCATCATACTCCTTTGATACACAGGATGCTTTCATGGCTTTTCATGTTCGGTAGTAAAACATAATGGCTTAACAGGAATTTGAATTTCTTTCAAGACGTAATGATCCTGGAGTTGTCGATGTTTTGACTTGGCCTTCTTTTTTCAGTAGATTCCATCAACTTTGTGTTGATACTACTAAAACTTGGGTTGGCAGAAATTTGAAGCTTCAACCATTCATTGATTACTTTTACCCAGTTTTATTTTGACTTTGTCTCCTCATTTTTTAACTAGTTTTCATGCACTCTCAATCACAACACATGATGTCTGTGTTACATCTTACTCTAGTTGCTGGGAAACTGAATGGGGCTGGAAGGTTTCTAGATATTGTGGTAATAAATACACCAAGGATTAGCTTggaataatttgtttattttcctcatTCTAAAAATATGTCATaagtaatattttttgtcaaattagCTGACCTACTCCACAATCTTTTATCCCCTGGTTAAAAGATTGATATCCCCTGCATTTTACTACTTAACACATATTTGTATGTAGATGGATGTGTTAAGTTTAAATAACCTAAATTAATGTAATTAGTCAAATGTGTGCTCTGACTACACTTAGACATCCATCTTTGGCTTTGATcctcacaaacaaacagtgacCAAACCACTTAAGCACAAATGGTTTCATGCTACACTTATCATAACCATAGTTtcatcattttgcatttttttatcaTGATGATTTTATATCATACTACCAGCCAAAACACTGGAAAAGCAGCtccacaaaacatttgaaaatgaatataTGTGGTTCTAACTGACACGATTTTTAGTTGGCTGTACTTGCATcacatttgtctgttttccagCTTTCTAAACATATTATGTGACATTTAGATGTctcacacattttttaaaaatggaaccACTGTTTTGCCAGCCACAGACGGCTGAGCAGCCACCACCAAAGTTGTTAGCTGTAGAGCTTTCAGCCCTTGAGCCTTTTCTCTTCATGGCATGTCGCCCTGAGGGTATTTTAGAGCAAGAATAGGCAACCGTGTGCCAGAGAGTGCCGGGAAAAGGCTGGTTTTTATTTCAGCTGATCATTACAGCAGCTGATGCTTCATCCTCTATAATTGAATGTGATCTGCTCAGTGAAATCAGCTGCGGTCGGAGGAGAAATTCGCAGAATCTTGGCACTTCACAAAGCTTCTCAGACCCTGCTGGAGCATTTGTGAAGAACATGTTAGTAACGACCACAAGGTGACACTGTAGCACACAGTTCAAAAATATCACTTTCTACAGGTCATCACATCATGCTGTAATAAGTAATAACCTCTTTCTCATTGAATATTTACATTCCAATATGAGATGAGTGATTTCTGTTGCAGTGCCTTTTTTGATCTCTTTTAAGGAAATTGCCAAATTTCAGCAGGAAGTTTTTAATGCAGTTAAGGTTGCTTCTAAATGAGGCGAAGGTAGCCTACTGTGAGTGGATCTGATGGACTTCCAAATGAGGGGTAAAACTGGACCAGACTTACTCCAGACAATCTGCTTTGATCTCCCAATCTCCCCTGTGATATCCAGCACTGGGAAAGACTCCTCTACACCTTGTAGCCCTAAAGCAGAAGAGGCAGGAGGgcttcaccctcctcctctcactgcccatctttcttcctttctatacacatacacacattcaccatCCATCCACACCCACACTGGACTCTCTTTTGAAAGTCTAGGGCCTGATTTAAAATTCCTCTTCAGAGCGTGTCATGCATTTTATATGCATGGCGAgtagggggagagagagagagagaggagggattGCGAGGGGCTCCAGCCCAAATGAACTTCCCTCTGCTGTTAGTCTCCTCGGGGATATatctattcacacacacacacaccaccactgTCTTTCACTCCTCTCCCCTCATTTTCTCGCACCCACTCAACTCTTTCAACATTAGTTTTACTGCATCATGCTTTTCACAAATTCTACTGAGCAGCAAGACTGCCGTAGCCTTTGAAGACAAGTGTGATCAGAACAGAGGCAGCGGGTGTAAAAACCTGGCCGCAGGGCATTTGGGTTTTTGCACTCGTGTTTAGCAGCGTACAGAGCAGAAGAGGGAGGCTGACAAGTGCAGTGTTTGGGGACAGCTTTGATGTCTGACGGGGGTGCGgctgctgcttttcttgcaCAGTCCTTCACTAGGAGACTGTCACGTTGACACAACTAGGCTCAGAACATAGAGCACATAGCTGGTGATAGATAACAGATAATCAAAAGAGCACCGTTGATACACTGCTCTCCACCTAAACATCTCTTATTCTCTTTCTGTCTCGTTGACATGCACATATGCTCAGAGACAAAGCTGTGAAttgatacaaaaataaaaaaaataaaaaagcag of Thunnus thynnus chromosome 12, fThuThy2.1, whole genome shotgun sequence contains these proteins:
- the LOC137194231 gene encoding 5'-AMP-activated protein kinase subunit gamma-2-like isoform X3 translates to MLEKLELDDDAAEPESDIYMRFMKSHKCYDIVPTSSKLVVFDTALQVKKAFFALVANGVRAAPLWDTEKQSFVGMLTITDFIIILHRYYKSPMVQIYELEEHKLETWREVYLQATFKPLVNISPDASLFEAVYTLIKNKIHRLPVIDPVTGNALYILTHKRILKFLQLFMCEMPKPAFMKQTLGELGIGTYHEIAFIHPDTPIIKALNIFVERRVSALPVVDESGKVVDIYSKFDVINLAAEKTYNNLDITVTQALKHRSQYFEGVMKCHKMETMETIVDRIVKAEVHRLVVVDERSSIEGIVSLSDILQALVLSPADACKEENLTE